One region of Xylanibacillus composti genomic DNA includes:
- a CDS encoding polysaccharide deacetylase family protein, which yields MNRIGRACALLLLASALTACAASPTNAPDQSASGGSVSSPGEAIPNDADGESAGSDISSEDEPGQQEQNAAERPAAEDAVLPDEAPAADYYMNSVYRIVPKEDGVENKVVLLTFDDGPKEQAMITSMIDTLAKHDAKAIFFVNGFRVEKQPELLVQLHEAGHAIGNHSWDHIELGKATDEEINRQLEDVQSIVQETIGSAPKFFRPPFASSNDYVRQKAKEEGMLFMTWSNGSLDWDRNHQTPEAVVNNVLEQLHPGANILMHELEWTAEALDTLLTRLTEEGYTFLDPRAIDIDYVPGT from the coding sequence ATGAATCGCATAGGGAGGGCTTGCGCCTTACTGCTTCTGGCAAGCGCATTAACAGCTTGCGCAGCGTCGCCAACGAATGCCCCGGATCAATCGGCCTCGGGGGGAAGCGTCTCCTCACCGGGAGAAGCCATCCCGAACGACGCGGATGGAGAATCTGCCGGCAGTGACATATCGAGTGAGGATGAGCCGGGACAGCAGGAACAGAACGCTGCCGAACGGCCGGCCGCAGAAGATGCCGTCTTGCCGGATGAGGCGCCGGCCGCCGACTACTACATGAACAGCGTGTACCGGATCGTGCCGAAGGAGGATGGCGTGGAGAACAAGGTCGTCCTGCTCACCTTCGACGATGGCCCGAAGGAGCAAGCGATGATTACGTCTATGATCGACACGCTGGCCAAGCATGACGCCAAAGCGATCTTCTTCGTCAACGGCTTCCGCGTGGAAAAGCAGCCTGAGCTCCTCGTCCAGCTGCATGAGGCCGGACATGCCATCGGCAACCATTCCTGGGATCACATTGAGCTCGGCAAAGCTACAGATGAGGAGATTAACCGGCAGCTCGAGGATGTGCAGTCTATCGTCCAGGAAACGATCGGCAGCGCGCCGAAGTTTTTCCGTCCTCCCTTCGCCTCCTCGAATGACTACGTAAGGCAGAAGGCCAAGGAGGAAGGCATGCTGTTCATGACCTGGTCCAACGGCTCGCTGGATTGGGACCGCAACCATCAGACGCCGGAAGCCGTCGTCAACAATGTGCTGGAGCAGCTTCATCCAGGCGCCAACATCTTGATGCACGAGCTCGAATGGACCGCCGAAGCGCTGGACACTCTGCTCACGCGGCTGACTGAAGAAGGCTACACCTTCCTGGACCCGCGCGCCATCGATATCGATTATGTGCCCGGGACTTAG
- a CDS encoding CPBP family intramembrane glutamic endopeptidase produces the protein MKKFNWKNIKIRKVSIHDIDDRLLLINLYVTQAATFIIGMILIIFQSRNPFSLFAPIHSWSPLIWGAAFAALVLIADLAVTRFVPDDVMDDGGVNDRIFRNRPLWHIAVLSAVVAICEELLFRGAIQHAIGPYWTSILFAAIHVRYLQHWLMTGMVFSISYGLGWIYDQTGTLWTVIFAHFLIDFIMGCIIRYRREEA, from the coding sequence ATGAAAAAATTCAACTGGAAAAACATAAAGATTCGCAAGGTCAGCATTCACGACATAGACGACCGCCTGCTGCTGATCAACCTGTATGTTACCCAAGCCGCTACTTTCATTATCGGCATGATCCTGATTATTTTTCAGAGCAGAAACCCATTTTCGTTATTTGCGCCGATACACAGCTGGTCGCCTCTCATTTGGGGGGCAGCCTTTGCCGCCCTTGTGCTTATTGCCGATTTGGCCGTGACCCGATTTGTCCCGGATGACGTCATGGACGACGGAGGGGTGAACGACCGCATCTTCCGCAATCGTCCCTTGTGGCATATTGCGGTGTTGTCGGCTGTGGTGGCCATATGCGAGGAATTGTTGTTCAGGGGAGCGATTCAGCATGCAATAGGCCCGTATTGGACGAGCATTTTGTTCGCTGCCATTCATGTGCGGTATTTGCAGCACTGGTTGATGACCGGTATGGTATTCAGCATCAGCTATGGACTTGGCTGGATTTATGATCAAACGGGCACGCTATGGACAGTGATCTTTGCCCATTTTCTCATTGATTTCATTATGGGGTGTATCATTCGATACAGGAGGGAAGAAGCATGA